From a region of the Halobacteriovorax sp. HLS genome:
- a CDS encoding RluA family pseudouridine synthase, whose protein sequence is MVIKYKDFTIKVKAQSTVKELILRDFNSKFSLELSSSSLLTLIKERKVYIFNRSISNIDHPVKAGDLIKISLNKRDIRENSKQIVPQVYLKQADILFEDSSIIVVRKPSGVSSNATINSSQDHMLEALKRFKPNVKYISLHHRLDLETSGLLLFCTKKSLNKSISDLFENHKIVKTYYAIVKDEDQRLDEKFTINNLLAKDKSNKMKMCNVKKDGKKATTKFELIKRDGDFALLKVTPKTGRMHQIRVHLSEYGFPIVGDTIYGNSTDAKRTLLHAYSLEFNHPLTKEYIKVESPLAEDFFLRDD, encoded by the coding sequence ATGGTCATTAAGTACAAAGATTTTACAATAAAGGTCAAAGCTCAATCGACGGTAAAAGAGCTTATCTTAAGGGATTTTAATAGTAAGTTTTCTCTCGAGTTAAGTTCTTCTAGTCTCCTCACTCTTATTAAAGAAAGAAAAGTTTATATTTTTAATCGTTCTATTTCTAATATTGATCACCCCGTTAAAGCAGGTGATCTTATTAAAATATCTCTGAACAAAAGAGATATTAGAGAGAATTCTAAACAAATAGTACCTCAAGTTTATTTGAAACAAGCAGATATACTCTTTGAAGACTCCTCTATTATAGTTGTAAGAAAGCCAAGTGGAGTCTCTTCAAATGCAACTATAAATTCTTCTCAAGATCATATGCTAGAGGCCCTTAAGAGATTTAAGCCAAATGTAAAGTATATCTCTCTTCATCATAGGCTTGATCTCGAAACTAGTGGACTTCTACTTTTTTGTACCAAGAAATCTTTGAATAAATCTATAAGTGATCTTTTTGAGAATCATAAGATTGTAAAAACCTACTATGCAATTGTAAAAGACGAAGATCAGCGCCTAGACGAAAAGTTCACTATTAATAACCTTCTCGCAAAAGATAAATCAAACAAGATGAAGATGTGCAACGTGAAAAAAGATGGAAAAAAGGCCACGACGAAGTTTGAACTAATAAAAAGAGATGGTGACTTTGCACTCTTAAAAGTAACTCCGAAAACAGGAAGAATGCATCAGATTAGAGTACATCTCAGTGAATATGGTTTTCCTATTGTGGGTGACACTATTTATGGAAATAGTACTGATGCTAAGAGAACATTATTACATGCCTATTCTCTTGAGTTTAATCATCCATTAACTAAAGAGTATATAAAAGTAGAGAGTCCTCTTGCTGAGGATTTCTTTCTTAGAGACGACTAA
- a CDS encoding RluA family pseudouridine synthase — protein sequence MFEKLFENDQCLIINKPHGVSVHNAEDKNVIDFFKEKGLNYTPVHRIDKETSGILILAKDTKYIDKLSIALKSSKKTYLTICRAQLKEESGIWNFPITNKAEGSKKVDGIKKDRVNAISSWVLLAKNPYFSLLEVTIETGRTHQIRKHCALARHAIIGDNRYGDKAFNKKISKLYAVSRMALHAHKLSIIIDGNPLNILCEAPTEFNKLVEYNYGH from the coding sequence ATGTTTGAAAAACTCTTTGAAAATGATCAATGCCTTATTATTAATAAACCCCATGGGGTCAGTGTACACAATGCTGAAGATAAAAATGTCATCGATTTTTTTAAAGAAAAAGGCCTCAACTATACTCCTGTACACCGTATTGATAAAGAAACAAGTGGAATACTCATACTGGCAAAAGACACTAAGTATATTGATAAATTATCTATTGCTCTGAAAAGCTCAAAGAAGACATACCTAACAATCTGTAGAGCGCAATTGAAAGAGGAAAGTGGTATTTGGAATTTTCCAATTACTAATAAGGCCGAGGGGAGCAAAAAAGTAGATGGAATAAAGAAAGATCGTGTTAATGCTATAAGTTCCTGGGTCCTTTTAGCAAAAAATCCTTATTTTTCATTACTAGAAGTCACAATCGAAACCGGTAGAACACATCAAATAAGAAAGCACTGTGCTTTAGCAAGACATGCCATAATTGGTGATAATAGATATGGTGATAAAGCGTTTAATAAGAAAATCTCAAAACTCTATGCAGTTTCAAGAATGGCCCTACATGCTCACAAGCTTTCCATCATAATAGACGGCAATCCATTAAATATCCTTTGTGAAGCTCCAACAGAATTTAATAAACTAGTAGAGTATAATTATGGTCATTAA
- a CDS encoding cupin domain-containing protein, with amino-acid sequence MYEEIINRFEMIAHPEGGFFKETYRSKGNTETEFGTRSLSTGIYFLLPAGHVSHFHRIKSDEMWHFYSGDPLIVVEIDESGNLIETRLGHDLKNGEVPQYVVKANRWFGSYPADGSEYSFVGCSVSFGFDFKDFELANRGCLEKEFPQHQEMIKRLT; translated from the coding sequence ATGTATGAGGAAATAATAAATCGATTTGAAATGATTGCTCATCCAGAAGGAGGTTTTTTTAAAGAAACCTATAGAAGCAAAGGCAATACGGAAACTGAGTTTGGAACTAGATCTCTTTCTACAGGAATCTACTTTCTACTTCCAGCTGGTCATGTCTCACACTTTCATAGAATTAAGTCTGACGAAATGTGGCATTTCTACTCAGGGGATCCACTTATCGTTGTAGAAATAGACGAATCTGGAAACCTCATAGAAACTAGACTTGGCCATGATTTAAAAAATGGTGAAGTTCCACAATATGTTGTTAAAGCAAATCGTTGGTTTGGCTCTTACCCTGCCGATGGGTCAGAGTATAGCTTTGTAGGCTGTAGCGTTTCGTTTGGATTTGACTTTAAAGATTTCGAACTGGCCAATAGAGGTTGTTTAGAAAAAGAGTTTCCACAGCATCAAGAAATGATTAAACGTCTTACGTAG
- a CDS encoding DUF4186 family protein, translating to MQNHELIYFTDVFKRLKKSSICNKFTLKEHEWNYLANRGLDSILLEGRTLIIQRYKESDENHCCRKSPLRHHPILVALHATGTCCRESLFKWHGIDKDNELREKDIFYILLILKEWFVRQVRPAYLLSDLETEQLNLFCS from the coding sequence TTGCAAAATCACGAGCTCATTTATTTTACTGATGTTTTTAAGAGATTAAAAAAATCCAGTATATGTAATAAGTTTACTCTAAAAGAACATGAGTGGAACTATCTTGCAAATAGAGGTTTAGACTCAATTCTCTTAGAAGGTAGAACTTTAATTATTCAACGTTATAAAGAAAGTGATGAAAATCATTGTTGTCGAAAATCACCTCTCAGGCATCATCCTATACTAGTGGCCCTACATGCAACTGGAACCTGCTGTAGAGAGAGCCTTTTTAAATGGCATGGTATTGATAAAGACAATGAGCTTAGAGAGAAAGATATTTTCTATATACTCTTAATTTTAAAAGAATGGTTTGTTAGGCAGGTAAGACCGGCCTACTTACTAAGTGATCTAGAGACTGAACAACTTAATCTCTTTTGCAGTTGA
- a CDS encoding cation diffusion facilitator family transporter produces the protein MKEHHHHSHHDHNDHHHHHHNIKGSKNILIAFALNFSFSIIEFIGGYLTNSMAIYADALHDLGDSSALLMAYFLEKFSKKSADEVYTYGYRRFSVLSALINAMILLIGSLFVIKESVERLLSPEPVNNEGMLYLAILGVIVNGIAAYRLSKDEGINQRMVMLHLLEDILGWVAVLIVSVVLFFKPWFILDSILSILISLLVLRGVYFGLKKVVSILMQAFPKGVNSQKVTQELLKIDGVLGIHYIQGWSMDEESHSLTFHVSVSEDMKVRELDEMKLKIKAKLYDLSVKNSVIEFEGRHHDCSEHTKL, from the coding sequence ATGAAAGAACATCACCACCATAGTCATCATGACCACAACGACCATCATCATCACCACCATAATATTAAAGGTAGTAAGAATATTCTCATTGCCTTTGCTTTGAATTTCTCTTTTTCAATTATCGAGTTTATTGGTGGATACTTAACTAATAGTATGGCGATTTACGCGGACGCTCTCCACGATCTTGGAGATAGTAGTGCTCTACTTATGGCGTACTTTTTAGAAAAGTTCTCAAAAAAATCTGCTGATGAAGTTTACACATATGGGTATAGAAGATTTTCAGTTCTGAGTGCTCTAATTAATGCAATGATTCTTCTTATTGGATCCTTATTTGTAATCAAAGAATCTGTAGAGAGACTTTTGAGTCCAGAGCCAGTGAATAACGAAGGCATGCTCTATTTGGCAATACTTGGAGTCATTGTAAATGGAATCGCTGCGTATAGGTTATCAAAAGATGAGGGGATAAATCAGCGAATGGTAATGCTTCACTTATTGGAAGATATTCTAGGATGGGTTGCTGTCTTAATAGTTAGTGTCGTTCTATTTTTTAAACCATGGTTTATTCTCGATTCAATTCTTTCAATTTTAATTTCACTATTAGTTCTCAGAGGTGTTTACTTTGGACTAAAGAAGGTAGTCTCAATTCTAATGCAGGCCTTTCCAAAAGGAGTAAATTCCCAAAAAGTCACTCAAGAGCTACTCAAAATTGATGGGGTTCTAGGAATTCACTATATTCAAGGTTGGTCTATGGATGAGGAGTCTCACTCTCTCACTTTTCACGTTTCAGTCTCGGAAGATATGAAGGTTCGCGAACTTGATGAGATGAAATTAAAGATCAAGGCAAAGCTATATGATTTATCTGTCAAAAACTCAGTAATAGAGTTTGAAGGCCGTCATCATGATTGTAGTGAACATACCAAGCTGTAG
- the can gene encoding carbonate dehydratase, with protein sequence MSKLQSIFESNKNWSADIKKEDPTFFERLSNQQAPKYLWIGCSDSRVPATQLCGLDAGEIFVHRNIANLVINTDFNCLSVIQYAVEVLKVTDIIVCGHYGCGGVAAALSNQSLGLIDNWIRNIKDVYHLHREEMVKYVKGSEEECNRLTELNVSNQVYNLANTTIVQNAWKRSQELNLHGVVYSLKDGILKDQGICLSSDKDIEEVFKLS encoded by the coding sequence ATGTCTAAATTACAAAGTATTTTTGAGTCCAATAAGAATTGGTCAGCTGATATCAAAAAAGAAGATCCAACATTCTTCGAAAGGTTATCTAATCAACAAGCTCCTAAATATCTATGGATTGGTTGCTCTGATAGTCGAGTTCCTGCAACGCAATTGTGTGGACTTGATGCAGGTGAAATTTTTGTTCATCGTAATATCGCCAACCTTGTTATCAATACGGACTTTAACTGCTTGTCAGTTATTCAATATGCCGTCGAGGTTCTTAAAGTTACAGATATAATCGTTTGCGGACATTACGGATGTGGTGGAGTTGCAGCTGCACTTTCTAATCAATCTCTTGGGCTAATTGATAACTGGATTAGAAATATAAAGGACGTCTACCATCTTCATAGAGAGGAAATGGTTAAATATGTAAAAGGCTCGGAAGAAGAGTGTAATAGGTTAACTGAATTGAATGTCTCAAACCAAGTCTATAATCTGGCCAATACTACTATTGTTCAAAATGCTTGGAAGCGTTCTCAAGAACTTAATCTTCATGGAGTAGTTTATAGCTTAAAAGATGGTATTCTTAAAGATCAAGGAATTTGCCTTAGCTCAGATAAAGATATCGAAGAAGTTTTTAAACTGTCTTAA
- a CDS encoding phosphoenolpyruvate synthase, with protein sequence MIITKDTTLFYANKYAGGKGLNLYHLSKAGFNVPRFQILSSSVFRKFIDENGVQEKIDDIVSQNKSPKEIHEAISKLIVDAQLSQEVITLAKKAYKDLDCKLIAIRSSAIGEDSAEFSFAGQLSSYLYIQTEAKAIEALKQCWASAYSERGISYRLQNKLDIKIIDVAVIFQEMIDPDVSGVTFTCDPIKGSSEVSMVNAVFGVGEGLVSGLLEADTYTVNKLSYEITEKEIADKESKMVQDVENQTCKVVALDDEQKSISSLTDDQLKNLIKETSAIERSYHFPQDIEWAIKDGQLYILQARPVTTPILNGEGTLYIWDNSNIVESYGGLTAPLTTDFARHVYHHVYVQFCEILMVSPKRIKEMDYFLRNMLGSFYGRIYYNILNWYKLTSILPGFKYNRSFMETMMGTNDSLADEIADRIKPPAFEEKFSSKVRRFMTGMKFFYFHLTAQKLVDGFMDYFYIEYEKFRHIDFNSKTPNEIIDTYYELERRFLANWKAPIINDYLCMIHFGLLKKLVSKWMPQFGDGFQNDLLCGDGNLESALPTREVIRLARIVDSDKELKDLILNTPSTDLHETLRQSSFDSFYNEIETYIDKYGFRCMSEMKLEQRDLTHNPHSLFTFIKNHLNNEIPSIEELEAREKKVRNEAETKAFGAVSGIKKLIFSWSLNHARKAVRNRENTRFCRTRVYGIVRKMFYAIGANYANRGIILKDEDIFYLTLPELLGSVEGFCTVLDFKALVELRRKEYERFLEIEPAPRFHTRGPVYWQNNHLPPEEEIDLSDVPEGCLKGIPCCAGVIEGVAKIILNPDDDLSLNGEILVTMRTDPGWVPLFPSAKALLVERGGLLSHSAIVAREMGIPTIVSVKGLTEKIKTGDKIRMNGETGLIEFLD encoded by the coding sequence ATGATTATCACAAAAGACACTACACTTTTCTATGCTAATAAGTATGCAGGAGGAAAGGGACTTAATCTTTATCATTTAAGTAAGGCCGGCTTCAATGTTCCTAGGTTTCAGATACTGTCTAGCTCTGTATTTAGAAAGTTTATTGATGAAAATGGAGTCCAGGAAAAGATTGATGATATTGTCTCACAAAATAAATCACCTAAAGAGATACATGAAGCGATCTCAAAACTAATTGTCGATGCACAACTTTCTCAAGAAGTGATAACTCTAGCGAAGAAGGCCTACAAAGATCTTGATTGTAAACTCATCGCGATTCGTTCATCAGCTATCGGTGAAGATAGCGCAGAGTTTTCGTTTGCAGGTCAGCTATCAAGTTACCTATATATTCAAACAGAAGCTAAGGCCATTGAAGCACTTAAACAGTGCTGGGCAAGTGCATACAGTGAAAGAGGTATCAGTTATCGGCTTCAAAACAAGCTTGATATTAAGATCATTGATGTGGCGGTAATTTTTCAAGAGATGATTGACCCCGATGTGTCCGGTGTAACATTTACTTGTGACCCTATAAAGGGATCTAGTGAAGTTTCAATGGTTAACGCTGTTTTTGGTGTAGGAGAAGGTCTCGTATCAGGTTTACTAGAAGCTGATACATATACGGTCAATAAACTAAGCTATGAAATAACAGAGAAGGAAATTGCTGATAAAGAAAGTAAGATGGTTCAGGATGTTGAGAATCAAACATGTAAAGTTGTTGCTCTTGATGATGAACAAAAATCAATTTCAAGCTTAACTGACGATCAGCTTAAAAACTTAATAAAAGAGACCTCCGCCATAGAGCGATCTTATCACTTTCCACAAGATATTGAATGGGCGATAAAGGACGGACAGCTCTATATTCTTCAAGCAAGGCCAGTTACAACTCCTATCTTAAATGGAGAAGGAACTCTCTATATCTGGGATAATTCAAATATTGTAGAAAGTTATGGAGGGCTAACTGCTCCTCTCACAACTGATTTTGCAAGACATGTCTACCATCACGTCTATGTTCAATTTTGTGAGATTCTAATGGTTTCACCTAAGAGAATTAAGGAAATGGATTATTTTCTAAGAAATATGCTCGGTAGCTTCTATGGAAGAATATATTATAATATTTTAAATTGGTATAAGCTCACCAGTATACTTCCCGGATTTAAGTATAATCGTTCATTCATGGAAACCATGATGGGGACAAACGACTCTCTTGCAGATGAAATTGCTGATCGAATAAAACCTCCTGCTTTTGAAGAGAAGTTTTCTTCTAAAGTAAGAAGATTCATGACGGGAATGAAGTTCTTCTACTTTCATCTCACTGCTCAAAAGCTCGTCGACGGATTTATGGATTATTTCTATATTGAATATGAGAAATTTCGACACATTGATTTCAATAGTAAAACTCCCAATGAGATCATTGACACATACTACGAACTGGAAAGAAGATTTCTGGCAAATTGGAAGGCCCCAATTATCAATGACTATCTTTGTATGATTCATTTTGGACTTCTAAAGAAACTTGTTTCTAAATGGATGCCTCAATTTGGGGATGGATTTCAAAATGATCTACTCTGTGGGGATGGAAATCTCGAATCAGCACTTCCTACTAGAGAAGTGATACGCCTCGCTCGCATTGTGGACTCTGATAAGGAGTTAAAAGATCTTATTCTTAATACTCCAAGTACCGATCTACATGAAACACTAAGACAGTCTTCATTTGATTCGTTCTATAATGAGATCGAAACCTATATTGATAAGTACGGCTTTAGGTGTATGAGTGAGATGAAACTGGAACAGCGTGATTTGACTCACAACCCACACTCTCTGTTTACCTTTATTAAAAACCATCTTAATAATGAGATTCCTTCTATTGAAGAGCTAGAAGCAAGAGAGAAAAAAGTTAGAAATGAAGCAGAAACTAAGGCCTTTGGAGCTGTTAGTGGAATAAAAAAACTAATATTTTCATGGTCACTCAATCATGCGAGAAAGGCCGTTAGAAATAGAGAGAACACCAGATTCTGTAGGACACGAGTCTATGGTATCGTCAGAAAAATGTTCTATGCAATTGGAGCAAATTACGCAAATAGAGGTATCATTTTAAAAGATGAAGATATCTTCTATCTCACACTACCAGAACTATTAGGATCTGTTGAAGGATTTTGTACGGTACTCGATTTTAAGGCCTTAGTTGAATTAAGAAGAAAGGAATATGAACGATTCTTGGAGATTGAACCAGCGCCAAGGTTTCACACAAGAGGTCCAGTCTACTGGCAAAACAACCACCTTCCACCTGAAGAAGAGATTGACCTATCAGATGTTCCAGAGGGTTGCCTAAAAGGTATTCCATGTTGCGCAGGTGTGATTGAAGGGGTTGCGAAAATTATTCTTAATCCCGACGACGATCTATCATTAAATGGAGAAATTCTAGTAACTATGAGAACTGACCCAGGTTGGGTACCACTATTCCCGTCAGCAAAGGCCTTACTTGTTGAACGTGGAGGCCTGCTATCTCACTCGGCCATTGTTGCTAGAGAGATGGGGATACCGACCATTGTTAGCGTTAAAGGTCTTACTGAGAAAATCAAAACAGGTGATAAAATAAGAATGAACGGAGAAACTGGTTTGATTGAGTTTCTCGATTAA
- a CDS encoding UbiA family prenyltransferase, whose protein sequence is MTSKAQRWMTFTKERFPLLDHSLMIILFVGAHLSLSIHLKNDFSIFNSFLTLIAIFFFFYKMRLYDEIKDYDLDCQINPDRPLPRGLLEVKDMHKGIVVCIFFEIALFLPLRLNAIMMMIFAICYSLLMYKEFFIPKLIRPHLTTYALLHTVVTIPMGIAIFTAATSMDPRELNQKYLYFVLCSWFVFNIFEFGRKTFTTEEERNAVESYSKIFTRFGAVILVVSMSLFSLLALRGVFGSISILQSILTLVLFLAGILFAVTDAKKFGKLYRIFSSIYIILFYIFFIIETQTGLLL, encoded by the coding sequence ATGACTAGTAAAGCTCAACGATGGATGACATTTACAAAAGAAAGGTTTCCACTACTCGATCATTCTCTGATGATCATCCTCTTTGTTGGTGCTCACTTATCACTTAGCATTCATCTCAAAAACGACTTTAGCATCTTTAATTCATTTCTAACTTTGATTGCTATCTTTTTCTTCTTTTATAAAATGCGTCTCTATGACGAAATAAAAGATTACGATTTAGACTGTCAGATTAATCCAGACAGACCTCTTCCAAGAGGTCTATTAGAAGTGAAAGATATGCACAAGGGCATAGTTGTATGTATATTCTTTGAGATAGCACTATTTCTACCGCTTCGTCTCAATGCAATCATGATGATGATCTTTGCAATTTGTTACTCTCTACTAATGTATAAAGAGTTCTTTATACCCAAACTCATTCGCCCACACCTCACAACCTATGCCCTATTGCATACTGTTGTTACAATTCCTATGGGAATAGCTATTTTTACTGCCGCTACATCAATGGATCCAAGAGAGCTGAATCAAAAATACTTATACTTTGTTCTATGTAGCTGGTTTGTCTTTAATATATTTGAGTTTGGTCGCAAGACATTTACTACAGAAGAAGAGAGAAACGCTGTTGAATCGTACTCAAAAATATTTACAAGATTTGGAGCTGTAATCTTAGTGGTCTCCATGTCGCTCTTTTCACTACTTGCTTTAAGGGGAGTGTTTGGATCAATTTCAATACTGCAGTCTATTTTAACTTTAGTTCTATTTCTGGCAGGAATATTATTTGCAGTTACTGATGCTAAGAAATTTGGAAAGCTCTATCGTATTTTCTCATCTATTTACATAATACTTTTTTATATATTTTTTATCATTGAAACTCAAACAGGTTTACTACTATGA
- a CDS encoding AMP-binding protein has protein sequence MKFITFHGSPGGPADFKQLESYIDGEFIHIDRYNQSPQPKIVDEKLILLAYSWGSKELFDFYQRNSEQVEKIILISPFLFNSNVSTLKNLLLATPILGSALLKRIGPKAIEKFIKDSTSPLEVPKDYQAQSDYLSDYKILKKSIFEKVHLIESEFSSEYNIECPVLIIYGSEDKTSDYNEQVSPLERNIKTLKVETIAGAGHALTWTNAHEVSKLINEYIGKSTESTMTKKLGYYDGCHAGNNVYSFIVDHLEKFPTRPILKWVDRETIGSWSFKVEDQLEHKSVSVAELYHFSNKIAKGFSDLGIQKGDRVILFVPMSLYLYASMFALQKIGAIPTFLDSWARRDQLGVSAEVADPKCMISFQQAFDLCSGADIFDNMPLKIVVGEHTGSFDSSIEKLMQSEGEVPICPMEQEETALITFTTGSSGTPKGANRTHRFLAAQHYALHRGLPYVDSDVDLPVFPIFSLNNLAEGVATVIPSFDVGAPTKETPIILLAQFKACNVTCTTLSPSIFNSLSKHCLDNGITMPELKRVVTGGAPVSRDNIVDFTKVAPNAEILVLYGSTEVEPIAHISAKEMIEIKSVTEDDPELVDEGVNVGHLDGGLQYKFIKISKGTVSVNSDSDFESITLKDGEVGELIVSGEHVCRDYYNNEEAFSRAKILDHNGIVWHRTGDLGKLDDQKNLWLVGRVHNAIIRSEQYLFPVRAEIVLKKLPFTKYCAYLGVEDQELGEKTVCVVAPREENSLTDSQMISEIERIMKKNSIIVDKVIIFSDIPMDARHHSKVEYDILRKDLKSKGLI, from the coding sequence ATGAAATTTATAACCTTTCATGGCTCTCCCGGAGGACCAGCAGACTTCAAGCAACTAGAGTCCTACATTGATGGTGAGTTTATACATATAGATAGATATAATCAGAGTCCACAACCAAAGATAGTAGATGAGAAATTGATTCTACTGGCTTACTCTTGGGGCTCTAAAGAATTATTTGACTTTTATCAAAGAAACTCTGAGCAAGTAGAAAAAATAATATTAATTTCTCCATTTCTTTTTAACTCGAATGTTTCGACTTTAAAAAACCTCTTGCTCGCGACACCAATTCTAGGTAGTGCTCTACTCAAAAGGATTGGTCCTAAAGCAATTGAAAAATTTATTAAAGACAGTACTTCTCCCCTAGAGGTTCCAAAAGATTATCAAGCACAAAGCGACTACCTCTCAGATTATAAGATTTTAAAGAAGTCAATTTTTGAAAAAGTGCATCTAATTGAGAGTGAGTTTTCATCAGAATATAATATCGAATGCCCTGTTCTCATCATTTATGGGAGCGAAGATAAGACCTCTGATTACAATGAGCAAGTCTCTCCACTAGAAAGAAATATTAAGACGCTGAAAGTTGAAACTATTGCTGGTGCAGGACATGCTCTTACTTGGACAAACGCACATGAGGTTTCAAAATTAATTAATGAATATATAGGAAAAAGTACGGAGTCTACTATGACAAAGAAGTTGGGTTACTATGACGGGTGTCATGCCGGCAATAACGTTTACTCATTCATCGTTGATCATCTAGAAAAATTTCCAACACGGCCTATTTTAAAATGGGTAGACCGAGAAACAATTGGATCATGGAGCTTCAAAGTAGAAGATCAATTAGAGCATAAATCTGTCTCTGTTGCGGAGCTCTATCACTTTTCAAATAAGATAGCCAAAGGCTTTAGTGATCTTGGAATTCAAAAAGGCGACAGAGTCATTCTCTTTGTTCCAATGTCACTATATCTCTATGCTTCAATGTTTGCTCTCCAAAAGATCGGTGCAATTCCGACCTTTCTAGATAGCTGGGCACGACGAGATCAACTTGGAGTTTCAGCAGAAGTTGCAGACCCAAAGTGTATGATCAGCTTCCAACAGGCCTTTGATCTATGTAGCGGCGCAGATATTTTTGACAATATGCCCTTAAAGATCGTAGTTGGAGAACATACGGGAAGCTTTGATTCCTCTATAGAGAAGCTAATGCAATCAGAAGGTGAAGTTCCTATTTGCCCTATGGAGCAAGAAGAAACGGCCCTTATAACTTTTACCACCGGAAGTTCCGGAACGCCAAAAGGAGCAAATAGAACTCATCGCTTTCTAGCAGCACAACACTATGCTCTTCACAGAGGTCTACCATATGTTGATAGCGATGTAGATCTTCCTGTTTTTCCTATCTTCTCACTGAATAACCTAGCTGAAGGTGTTGCGACTGTTATTCCATCTTTTGATGTCGGCGCTCCAACCAAGGAAACACCTATTATTCTCCTTGCTCAATTTAAAGCGTGCAACGTAACATGTACAACACTATCACCTTCAATATTCAATTCTCTTTCGAAGCATTGCTTAGATAATGGCATTACGATGCCTGAACTTAAAAGAGTTGTTACAGGAGGAGCTCCTGTTTCAAGAGATAATATCGTAGACTTCACCAAAGTTGCTCCAAATGCAGAGATTCTTGTTCTCTATGGTTCTACAGAAGTTGAACCCATTGCTCACATTTCGGCAAAAGAGATGATTGAAATAAAATCAGTGACTGAAGATGACCCAGAGTTAGTTGACGAAGGTGTTAACGTTGGTCACCTTGATGGTGGTCTACAGTATAAATTTATAAAAATCTCAAAAGGAACAGTAAGCGTAAACTCAGATAGTGACTTTGAATCGATCACCCTTAAGGATGGAGAAGTAGGAGAACTTATCGTCTCAGGAGAACATGTTTGTAGAGATTACTACAATAATGAAGAGGCCTTCTCAAGAGCAAAGATTTTAGATCATAATGGAATTGTTTGGCACAGAACAGGAGATCTTGGAAAACTTGATGATCAAAAGAACCTTTGGCTTGTTGGTCGTGTGCATAATGCGATCATTAGAAGTGAGCAGTATCTCTTTCCAGTAAGAGCAGAGATAGTTTTAAAGAAGCTTCCTTTTACAAAGTATTGTGCCTACCTTGGAGTTGAAGATCAAGAACTTGGAGAAAAGACTGTCTGTGTAGTTGCTCCTAGAGAAGAAAATTCACTTACTGACTCTCAAATGATTTCTGAAATTGAAAGAATAATGAAAAAGAACTCCATCATCGTAGATAAAGTTATCATTTTCTCTGATATTCCTATGGATGCGAGACATCACTCAAAAGTAGAATACGATATCCTTAGAAAAGATTTAAAGAGTAAGGGACTTATCTAA
- a CDS encoding formyltransferase family protein, with the protein MTSQITYIPRNYLDLFVEFFKHSQDVKVVGLVLLKNLDTSLLKSVAGLSYLGANKVQRTLLKNIINLPKRSRQNLFEKRGIEVQTFKSMNDKVAIEWCQEKAVDVIVNVRTRCIYKKEILKTPSLGCINIHHGILPKYRGTMCDLYALSENREAGFTIHQMNRKIDDGMIFKTVSVSNGEHKDYIDYLELGAAQEGRELASLLSKISQQEKFPCGTINKTDEKIYTKNPSRKQVKVMKKNGMVL; encoded by the coding sequence GTGACTTCACAAATAACTTATATACCAAGAAACTATCTAGACTTATTCGTCGAGTTCTTTAAACACTCACAAGATGTTAAAGTCGTCGGCCTAGTTCTTCTAAAAAACCTAGATACTTCTTTATTAAAATCAGTCGCTGGCCTTTCTTACTTAGGCGCAAATAAAGTGCAAAGAACGCTACTTAAAAATATTATCAATCTCCCAAAAAGATCAAGACAAAATCTCTTTGAAAAAAGAGGGATTGAGGTTCAAACATTTAAATCAATGAATGACAAAGTCGCAATTGAGTGGTGTCAAGAAAAGGCAGTAGATGTCATCGTTAATGTTAGAACCAGATGTATATACAAAAAGGAAATTCTAAAAACTCCTTCCCTTGGTTGTATTAATATCCACCACGGCATTTTGCCAAAGTACAGGGGAACGATGTGCGATCTCTATGCTTTATCAGAGAATAGAGAGGCCGGTTTTACCATACATCAAATGAATAGAAAGATTGATGATGGAATGATTTTTAAAACGGTTAGCGTCAGTAATGGTGAGCATAAAGACTATATAGACTACCTAGAATTAGGAGCAGCACAGGAAGGACGAGAACTAGCAAGCTTATTAAGCAAAATTTCGCAACAAGAGAAATTTCCTTGTGGAACGATAAATAAAACAGATGAAAAAATCTATACTAAAAACCCTTCTAGGAAACAGGTAAAAGTAATGAAAAAAAATGGAATGGTATTATGA